The DNA sequence ACGTTCCGCCTTTTCCCGCTGCCGAACTATGGTTCGGGCATGAATCCATTTTACACGGTGCTGGCCATATGGGTAGGATGTTTGTTGCTTGTTTCCGTCTTGTCGACCGATCCTTCTTCGTTTTCGGAAGCGAATGAGCGGGAACAATATGTCGGACGGCTGTTGACCTTTTGGACGCTGAATGCTTTGCAGGCGATGGTCGTGACAGCTGGAGCGGCTTTCATCTTGCCGAATATTTTCGTCCGTGAGCCGGGATGGTTCATGACGTTCGGCCTTTTGTGCAGCTTTGTCTTTATGGCGGTGGTTTTTTCGCTTGTTTCCTTGTTCGGCAATGTGGGAAAAGCGATGGCGATTGTGTTGCTCGTCTTGCAAATTGCCGGAGCGGGAGGCACGTATCCGATTGAGCTGATTCCTCCGTTCTTTCAGCAATTAAACCCTTGGCTGCCGTTTACCTACGCCATTGACATCATGCGCGAGGCAGTCGGCGGGATCGTATGGGAAAATGTTGAGCATGACGTCAAGCGGCTTCTCTTGTTTGCCGTTGCCGCCCTTTTGGCTGGGCTTGTGTTGAAAGGCCCGTTAAGCACGTGGATGCGCGTGCTGAAGGAAAAAGCTGTTCAAAGTGGTTTGTTTCATTGAAAATTGTCTGTTCTCTTTATGGAAGCATCTGTTACAATAGGGACGAGAGCGTTGCTTCATTCTCAATTGCCCCGTAGGATAGACGTCTCCCAAGCATTGTTCACTGCTGCTTTTGCGCGATGGGAGAGCGCTCGATGGCGGGGAAAAGGGGAGAGAATCATGTCGATCCGTCGACTGCTTGGTTTTGCGCTCATTTTTTTGGCGATTTCGATGTTTATCGAGCAAATGTGGTGGGTCGGGGGAATTTGCCTCTTGATTGGAATTGGAATGACGGCGAAGTGGAGGAAAAGAAGCATATATGGTAACGATCGAGAGCGATAAGCTCAGACAGCACGATGAGCAGTTGATGACAAAAGCAGAACAGTTTATCATAGCAAGCTATCGGGAGCTTGGAAAAAGTGAGCAAGAAATAAAGCGGCGGGTGAATGAAATCCGTTGGGAAGTGGAACAAACCGGAACATACCGCCATACGTACGAAGAGTTAAGCTATGGGGCTAAGATGGCTTGGCGCCACAGCAACCGCTGCATCGGCCGCTTGTTTTGGCAATCGCTCCATGTCATCGATGCGCGAGAAGCGGTCACCGAGGAAGAGGTGTTTTCGTATCTATTCCATCATATTGAGGTTGCAACCAATGGCGGGAAAATCCGACCGACGATCACGATCTTCCGTCCCAATGGGGAAGTGCGCATTTGGAATCATCAACTGATTCGTTATGCCGGTTATGAAACCGAAGAAGGGATTATCGGCGACTCATCCTCCCTCACGTTCACCCGCGCCTGTGAACAGCTTGGGTGGAAGGGGGAGAAAACGCCTTTTGACGTGTTGCCCTTGGTGATCCAGGTAGGCGGCCAGAAGCCTGTTTGGACGCCGATCCCTAAAGAATTGGTGCTTGAGGTGCCCATTGAACATCCGGAGTTTCCGTGGTTTCGCGATCTGCAGTTAAAATGGTACGCGGTCCCGATTATTTCAGATATGTGTCTAGAAATTGGCGGTATTCGCTATATGGCAGCACCGTTTAACGGGTGGTACATGGGTACGGAGATTGGAGCCCGCAATTTTGCCGATGATTATCGCTACAACATGCTTCCGAAAGTGGCCTCTTGCATGGGGCTTGACACCAACTCCAACGCATCATTATGGAAAGACAAGGCGTTGGTCGAATTGAATATCGCTGTTTTGTATTCCTACAAAAAGGCGGGCGTCAGCATCGTTGACCATCATACCGCCGCGCGCCAATTTCAGTTGTTTGAACAGCAAGAGAAAGCAGCCGGCCGCCATGTCACCGGCGATTGGACATGGCTGATTCCGCCTCTTTCTCCGGCAACAACGCACATTTTTCATCGGTCGTATGACAACACGATGATGCTGCCCAACTTTTTCTATCAGGACCGTCCATACGAACCACAAAGGGGAGAGGAACAATGACCGTCATCATCCGCATGCGCGATGTGTCATGGGCAAGAGGAGAGCGCATGATTTTGCGCGATATAAACTGGGAAGTAAAAGAAGGCGAGCAATGGGCGATTCTTAGACTAAACGGCTCCGGGAAAACATCGCTTCTCAATATCGTCACCGGCTATCAGTACCCGACGAGCGGGGATGTTGAAGTATTGGGCTATCGGTTTGGACAGGCGAGTCTGCCGGAGTTGCGCCGGCACATCGGGTTTGTCAGCAGCGCGCTCCTTGATCAATTTCACGACACGCTGCAAACGGAAACAGTTGAAGATGTCATCATCAGCGGCAAGTTTGCAACGATTGGCCTGTATGATGCAGTAACTAGCGAGGATCCGGGATCAAGCGGAGGCATTGATGGAATCGTTCCGCCTGCAAGCGGTAAAAGGGAAGCGATACGCGACGCTGTCGCAAGGAGAAAAGCGAAAAACATTGATCGCCCGAGCGTTGATGGCGAATCCGAAGCTGCTGATCTTGGACGAGCCGACCGTTGGCCTAGACTTATTGGCGCGTGAAGAAGTGCTTTCCTTGATCGAACAGGTCGTGTCCCGTCCGTGCCATGTATTATACGTCACCCACTATATTGAAGAGATTGTGGGATCGATCACCCATGTGCTGCTCTTGCAAGACGGGCGCATTGCCGCCGCTGGGCGAAAAGAGGATGTGCTGACCGATGAGCGGCTTTCAGCGGCGTTTCGCCTCCATATGCGCGTTCATTGGGAGAACGGGCGGCCGTGGGCGTCTGTGCGCCGCTGAGCCGGCCGATTCCTCCACCGCTAGGAGGTTGGTGATTTAGTACAAAATAATGGTAGCTCCACCTGTTTCTCAATTTTCAACCCGCATAGCGCCATCAACGCATAGAGGATGTCCGCCAAGCAGCGTGACATCCTCTTTTGTGGCTCGACGTTTCAAAACGCCCGGTCAACGGGCGGAAAATCGATATCGTCCGCTTGTTGGCGGCCGTCAGCGGGCGTGATTTCAATGACCGGCGGCCGTCCGTTTTCAAAGCCGCGGGCGATATCGCGAATCGGACTCATTTCATCGGGAACGCCGATTCCCGGGGTATAGCGCGGCAGGTTGGAAGCGGCGCTGCGTTCTTCCCAAGGTTCTCTCATGAACCAACACCTCCATATTCTCAGTATGGCCATTGATGGATGCCGTACAAATGGAAATCAAATCCTTTCCCGCCAATTTCTTTTGTGGAGCCCTGTCATCTGTTGTAGGCATACTATGGATGACAATATGGGCAACAGGAGGGAAGGAACTCAATGCAATTTGGGAAAGATGCGATCGAAGCGATTTGGCGCCGCCAGTGCGGAGCGTGGGAGTGGAGCGATGTGGCATGTGTCCAATCATTTTTGGTGGAATGTTTACAACATAACCTTGATCCGCAAGACGGGCTCAATTGGATCATTGAGCACCGCACCCAGCTTTCTGACGCCGATGCAGTGGTGGACGCGGCACTCCGTTGGGTGAATGAACATACGTCCACTGGCTCCCCGGTGTCAGGAATCGGGGCGGAACAACAAGAGTGAGGCGGCGAACAGGAAAGGGCGGAACAAAGGATGGTATGGGTCATCAAAACAAAACACGAAAATGACCAAGGGGAGACGGTCGGGCTGGAGCTCGAGAGCGAAGATGGGTGGCTTGACGCCAACGTTCGCTGGGACGGATGCATGGAAATTCACTTGTACTTGGTGACGGAGGAAGGCCGCGAACTGAGCGATACGCTCCATACGTGCGATTTGCAGGGGCTGATCGAGCGGTTGCAGTCATTGGATTCCGTGTGTCGATCGTTCTTTTTCTAAATTTCAAGACAGGGGAGATGATGAAGGCCGAACCACCAGTAGCGCCGCTGACCTTATCGATGGATAAACGAGGAGCCAAAACTGCGGCTCCTCTTTTTTCCTTAACAGCATGGTGTTGAAACAGCCCCCTTTCCAAATGGGGAAAAGGGGTGGCTGGTCGGGGAACGGTGCGATCAAACGTCAAAGCGCCCCTGCTTGATTCCGGATGGGTTCTGCGAGCAACTGATCCACGTCGTCGATCAACTCGTCAACATGGTCATACGGCGCATCCAGCTGCAGCATTTTCCGCAAGATCCGACGAGCGTTTGGCGATAAATCGAGCTCTTCTTCCCAGCTTTTTTCCTCGTCACTTGTCGGTTCATAGGCAGAATACAATAAAAACAAGGTGAAGTGTCCAAGGGCATAGAAATCGCTTCGTGGATGCGGTTCGCGCCGCAGCCGTTTCTCAAGCGGGTCGTCATCGCGGAAATCCACCGGTTCGCCGATGCGGCAGGCCAAGCCGAAATCGATGATCGCCGCCGTTCCATCGCGCCAAATGATGTTCGAGATGCGCAAATCGCGGTGGACGATGCCGAAAGCATGGACGTGCCGGACGACCTCAAGCACCTTCTTTAACAATCGAAACGCCTCTTGTTCCGTGTACTTGGCTTCCAGCTTGAAAATCTGGTCTTCCACCGTTTCTCCGTCGATATACTCCATCACGAGATGCGGCTGTCCGCGCTCCACAAACCGATCATACAGCCTCGGAATTTGCGGGTGGCGCAGGTGGGCGAGCACGTCAGCTTCGCGTTGAAGCAAGCGGCGGCCGTCTTCGCCTTTTGTCCGCCGCGCTTGTTTGATGACGACAAGACGGCCTGTCAGGTGATCGCGCCCTTTGTAGGCGATGCCGTAGCTTCCCATCCCAAGCTCTTCGATGATTTCATAGCGGCCCAAAAGCACCTTCCCGCCCCGATGCGGCCGATCAACCCAGCGGGAAACGAACGGATGGCGTTCAAAAAACCGTTTCATCAGCTGCCGAAAAAGCTTGAGAAGAAGCTGCCGCTATGATGTTTCTTTTTGTAGTGATGATGCCCGTACTGGGACGGGTAGTGGTGCGAATGATACGTCGGGTTGTAATAATGGTGGTCGCTGCTGCTGTAATGTTTATGGTAGTGCGACGGATGATGGGGATGGCCGAAAAGGGATTTTAGCCATTTTTTCAACATCGTGATCGCTCCTTTGTGATAGATTTATCTATATATACGAGGCAATGAGAGGGAGGTTTCAGATTCAAAGATGAAAAAGAAACCGCCAGGGGCATTAGCCCCTAGCGCGGTGCGGCAACCTCATTCCTTTTTTTCGTTCAACGCCTGCTTGAGCAGCTCCCCTAAACTCGTGCCAAACGATTCGTTGGCCGGGCTGTATTTTTTCAGCAGCGCCCGTTCGCTGCCTTTGGCGGCAATGCGTTTGGTCTCGTCCGCTTTTTCGACAATATTGCACGGGCGGCATTGGAAATAAAGTCCTGCTTTTCCTTCATGCATTTCCATACGCCGGTGGCATTGCGGGCAACGGCGGTTCGACAGTTTCGGATCGCGCCGACGGCGGTAGCGGCATTGTAAGTTCGAGCAGACAAGCATCCGTCCGTCTTTCGTTTTCCGCTCTTTTAAAAGCGCGCCGCATTCTGGACACGTCAGATTCGTGAGGTTTGGCGCTTTGTATACCTGCTCGCTTTGCTTAATTTCGGCAACGAGCTGCTGCGTTTGCCGGCGGATGTTGGCCAAAAATTGTTGTGGATTTCCTTTCCCGCGGGCGATCGCCTCCAGCTCCCGCTCCCAGCGGGCGGTCAATTCCGGCGATTTCAGCTCTTCATTGACGAGCTCAATCAGCTGTTTCCCTTTTTTCGTCGGATAAAACCGTCCGTCTTTTCGCTCGACCACTTCGGTTTCAACCAGCCGTTCGATGATGTCCGCTCTTGTCGCCGGCGTGCCGAGCCCGTATTTCTCCATTTGCGCGAGCAAGTCAGCTTCCGAATAACGGGCAGGCGGTTCCGTGAACGATTGTTCCAGCTCAAGTTGCACTGATGGGAGCGTCTGGCCTTCCGCGAGATGCAGCAACGTTGGTTGGGCCTTGTTGTCTTCTTTGCTGAGAACGGCTTGAAATCCGGCGTTGACAACCGCCGTCTCCTTGGCGACAAACGTTTCGCCGCCGATGTCAAAGACGGCTGTCGTCGTTTCGGATTCATGCGGCGGGTAGAAAAGCGCCAAAAAACGGCGGGCGATGAGATCATACAGCTTGCGCTCATCAGTGGACAGCCTGCTAAGGTCGAGCCGCTCATCCGTTGGAACGATGGCGTGATGATCGGTCACTTTGTCATCGTTAAATACCCGCTTGGCTGCTTTGGCTTTGCCTTTGGCGAGAAGCGGAGCGATGACGTCCTCATAACCGGATTTCATCGCCAACAACCGCTCGGTCATCGTCGCTTCCATATCGCTTGGCAAATAACGCGAATCGGTGCGCGGGTACGTGACAAGCTTGTGTTGTTCGTACAGTCGCTGCAACACCGAGAGCGTCTTTTTCGCCGAAAAGCCAAACCGCTTGTTTGCGTCCCGCTGCAGTTCGGTCAAGTCATACGGCAACGGGGCGGACTCGCTTTTTCGTTTCCGTTTGATCGATGTGACGCGCGCCGGCTGGCCTTTGAGACGAGTCATCAGCCGGTTGGCCTCGTCTTGGTCAAACAGACGATGTCCGCCATGCCGCTCCCATACGGCTGTGATGGACCCGATCTTGGCCCGAATTGTCCAATATGGCACGGGAACGAACGATTGGATCTCGCGTTCGCGCTCGATGATCATCGCAAGCGTCGGCGTCTGCACCCGCCCGGCTGAGAGCGGATCGTTGTATTTGGTCGTCAAGGCGCGCGAGACGTTTAACCCAATCAGCCAGTCGGCTTCCGCGCGGCAGACGGCCGATTGATACAGGCGTTCAAACTGCACCCCGGGCTTGAGTTGGCGGAAGCCGTCGCGGATGGCGCGGTCGGTTTGCGACGAAATCCATAGCCGCCAAATCGGCTTCGTCCAACCGATCATCTCTAAAATCCAGCGCGCCACCAGTTCCCCTTCGCGGCCCGCGTCGGTCGCGATGATGACATCTTTCACATCCGGTCGTTTCGCCAACCGTTCAATAGCGCGAAACTGGTGGCTTGTTTGCCGAATGACTTTCAAGCCCATTTTCTTTGGGATGATCGGCAAGTCCTCCATCCGCCATGTTTCGTATTTTCGGTCGTAGTCTTCCGGCATCTTCAGCTCCACTAAATGGCCGAGCGCCCAGGTGACAATGTGCTGCTTTCCTTCAAAATAATGTTTATGTGCTTGCTTGCAACCGAGCACGCGGGCGATGTCGCGGGCGACGCTCGGCTTTTCCGCTAACACGAGCGATTTCATCGATAAACCCCTTTCTGTCGTCTCTACATGAGCATAGTCTGCTTCTTAAGTATAAAGGAAGAAGGAAAAAGACGCATCCGTCAAGGTTTGTCTCCTTGGCGGGACAAGACGCCTTGGCGTGGCGCAAAGCTGCATCTCCACACTTTCTGCACATTTGCCAAATAAAATAGTAAAATTGAAATGACACTCGGACTTGACGGATGAGGAGAGGAATCCGTGCGAAAACTGTCATGGAAACTCGGAATGCTGTTTTTTGCCTTTGTCTTGGCCATTGAAATGGTGCTGTTCGTTTCCCTCTACGCTACGCTCGTCCATGCGCGCATCGAGGAAGAATTCGCGCAACTGATAGCGCGGGGAAACAGCCACCGCAACGTCTTGGAGAAAAATAACGATCGAACGACGTTGGCGCATGTCGTGATGATGGAATCAGAGGCGGAAACCGATGTCGCCATCACTGACGCCCGGCGCCGGATTGTATCGGCTTCTAGCGGCATTGTTCCGTTTGCCAAGCGCATCATTCCTTTAACGAACGGTCGCCATATTCCCCGCCGGGGAATGATGGTCGAAACCGACTGGAAGCGGGCATCGCATATCGCTGCCGTCAGCCCGATTCAAATCGGGGGGGAAACAAGGGGATATGTGTATATGTTTCAAGACACTCGCTCGATCCGGACGATGGTGTATAAACTGAAGCATCATTTTATTGTCGTTGGCGTGCTGTCGGTGGCGATCACCGTGTTGACCATCGCCTTTTTCTCCCGCGCCATCACGATGCCGCTCCTTCGCATGAAGCGAGCGACCGAAGCGCTCAGCCGGGGGGATTTTTCCGTCCGCCTCGAGATGAAAGGCAACGACGAGCTGGCGCAGCTCGGGAGAGCGATTCAAACGCTGGCCAACGATTTGGCGTATTTGAAACAAGAGCGGAGCGAATTTTTAGCGAGCATCTCTCACGAATTGCGCACGCCGCTGACGTATGTGAAAGGATACGCCGACATTGCTAGGCGTCCGCATCTGTCTGAGGAGCAACGGGCGAACTATATGGCGATCATTTACGAAGAAGC is a window from the Geobacillus stearothermophilus ATCC 12980 genome containing:
- a CDS encoding nitric oxide synthase oxygenase, which produces MVTIESDKLRQHDEQLMTKAEQFIIASYRELGKSEQEIKRRVNEIRWEVEQTGTYRHTYEELSYGAKMAWRHSNRCIGRLFWQSLHVIDAREAVTEEEVFSYLFHHIEVATNGGKIRPTITIFRPNGEVRIWNHQLIRYAGYETEEGIIGDSSSLTFTRACEQLGWKGEKTPFDVLPLVIQVGGQKPVWTPIPKELVLEVPIEHPEFPWFRDLQLKWYAVPIISDMCLEIGGIRYMAAPFNGWYMGTEIGARNFADDYRYNMLPKVASCMGLDTNSNASLWKDKALVELNIAVLYSYKKAGVSIVDHHTAARQFQLFEQQEKAAGRHVTGDWTWLIPPLSPATTHIFHRSYDNTMMLPNFFYQDRPYEPQRGEEQ
- a CDS encoding serine/threonine protein kinase produces the protein MKRFFERHPFVSRWVDRPHRGGKVLLGRYEIIEELGMGSYGIAYKGRDHLTGRLVVIKQARRTKGEDGRRLLQREADVLAHLRHPQIPRLYDRFVERGQPHLVMEYIDGETVEDQIFKLEAKYTEQEAFRLLKKVLEVVRHVHAFGIVHRDLRISNIIWRDGTAAIIDFGLACRIGEPVDFRDDDPLEKRLRREPHPRSDFYALGHFTLFLLYSAYEPTSDEEKSWEEELDLSPNARRILRKMLQLDAPYDHVDELIDDVDQLLAEPIRNQAGAL
- a CDS encoding DNA topoisomerase III, translated to MKSLVLAEKPSVARDIARVLGCKQAHKHYFEGKQHIVTWALGHLVELKMPEDYDRKYETWRMEDLPIIPKKMGLKVIRQTSHQFRAIERLAKRPDVKDVIIATDAGREGELVARWILEMIGWTKPIWRLWISSQTDRAIRDGFRQLKPGVQFERLYQSAVCRAEADWLIGLNVSRALTTKYNDPLSAGRVQTPTLAMIIEREREIQSFVPVPYWTIRAKIGSITAVWERHGGHRLFDQDEANRLMTRLKGQPARVTSIKRKRKSESAPLPYDLTELQRDANKRFGFSAKKTLSVLQRLYEQHKLVTYPRTDSRYLPSDMEATMTERLLAMKSGYEDVIAPLLAKGKAKAAKRVFNDDKVTDHHAIVPTDERLDLSRLSTDERKLYDLIARRFLALFYPPHESETTTAVFDIGGETFVAKETAVVNAGFQAVLSKEDNKAQPTLLHLAEGQTLPSVQLELEQSFTEPPARYSEADLLAQMEKYGLGTPATRADIIERLVETEVVERKDGRFYPTKKGKQLIELVNEELKSPELTARWERELEAIARGKGNPQQFLANIRRQTQQLVAEIKQSEQVYKAPNLTNLTCPECGALLKERKTKDGRMLVCSNLQCRYRRRRDPKLSNRRCPQCHRRMEMHEGKAGLYFQCRPCNIVEKADETKRIAAKGSERALLKKYSPANESFGTSLGELLKQALNEKKE
- a CDS encoding sensor histidine kinase codes for the protein MRKLSWKLGMLFFAFVLAIEMVLFVSLYATLVHARIEEEFAQLIARGNSHRNVLEKNNDRTTLAHVVMMESEAETDVAITDARRRIVSASSGIVPFAKRIIPLTNGRHIPRRGMMVETDWKRASHIAAVSPIQIGGETRGYVYMFQDTRSIRTMVYKLKHHFIVVGVLSVAITVLTIAFFSRAITMPLLRMKRATEALSRGDFSVRLEMKGNDELAQLGRAIQTLANDLAYLKQERSEFLASISHELRTPLTYVKGYADIARRPHLSEEQRANYMAIIYEEAEKIEKMVKDLFELAKLEQHSFQIEKQPTNLCSFLTKLCEKLSPAFQEKSLSLVCQCPGSVMAAIDRQRFEQVMINVLDNARKYAFSGTTVAVAVHLQKQGIVIAVSDEGTGIPPEDVPRIFERFYRVDKSRSRTSGGTGLGLAIAKEIVEAHGGTIAARSEQGKGTTILITLPEG